In the Setaria italica strain Yugu1 chromosome VI, Setaria_italica_v2.0, whole genome shotgun sequence genome, one interval contains:
- the LOC106804109 gene encoding disease resistance protein RPP13 isoform X1: MAELMASAATSVMGSVIGKLTAMLGDKYQFARDVEQGIRFLKDELSTMDAVLQKLADKDDDQMDPMDKDWRNKVRELSFDIEDCVDRFMLNHSHGGSKANFVRKAMRKVKKLWKDQGIAEEIQKLKILVTEQSERAKRYRALGSSPPHYLAASPQPVRLDPRATALFQEARDPVGIDGPREEIIQLLQVEEKQHKVVSIYGTAGQGKTTLAMEVYRKITQAFDCRAFVSVSQTLDLKKLLRDILSQIVSKSEFDQLQSERWETEQLMRKMIDYLIGKRYFILIDDIWNVSDWELVEAALPRNDNGSRIITTTRSKTVAETCAGIDAQMYKAKPLGDDESRRLFFKRLFHSTEHCPQDLMAVSSDILRKCGGLPLAIISIAGLLANRSKTKEVWVNALKYISAAVDKDSHIDKMKRIFLLSYFDLPLHLKSCMLYLSVFPEDYLIDCRRLILLWVAEGLIPGQGRENMEQLGRSYLNELINRSLVQPTKVGADGATVKQCRVHDVILEFIVSKAVEHNFVTIWNRNGFSENYSSNKIRRLSIQHNISRQAEEMTIKEHAAHIRSINIFDPMSMLLITSMFLSSQVLRVLNTETRVGCNLGHVKSFGQIKYLRLGLSFGFRPLISFGCKLPKDIEKLQHLETLDVTVCAGIDILPASITQLHRLVRLLVGARVKLPDGIGNLQALEELPSISLGFQTIKFIQGLGDLTNLKVLGIDWRYDHYLLRHVDVEGHKEACISSLSKLVTTLRELHVVQDARDDRLSFMASCGSTPPPLRRLVFHDSCGPSVVPHQIISSLVNLTRLSIGLVSQEGINILASLPMLLSITVRVLGNSGIRYTISSQGFQCLVKFNFDCYYMGALEFEPGAMPKLQRLKLYLVAWGQFNYEQGGLILGLQNLAGLRHVALCSNCKYATPDEVQDLEDDIMVAAGAHPNCPVVQQVKKINQEWMAQGCSRRPRDYPMLEAQ; this comes from the exons ATGGCCGAACTGATGGCGAGCGCCGCCACGAGCGTGATGGGGTCCGTCATCGGCAAGCTGACTGCCATGCTCGGCGACAAGTACCAGTTCGCCAGAGACGTGGAGCAAGGGATCCGCTTCCTGAAGGATGAGCTGAGCACCATGGATGCCGTGCTGCAGAAGCTCGCAGACAAGGACGACGACCAAATGGATCCAATGGACAAAGATTGGAGGAACAAGGTGCGTGAGCTATCCTTCGATATTGAGGATTGCGTCGATCGCTTCATGCTCAATCACAGCCATGGAGGTTCCAAGGCTAACTTTGTTCGCAAAGCCATGCGTAAGGTGAAGAAGTTGTGGAAGGACCAGGGCATAGCAGAGGAGATCCAAAAACTCAAGATACTCGTGACAGAGCAGAGTGAGCGGGCCAAACGCTACCGTGCGCTTGGATCCTCGCCGCCTCACTATCTCGCCGCCTCACCTCAGCCGGTGCGCTTGGATCCTCGAGCAACTGCCCTCTTTCAGGAGGCGAGGGATCCTGTGGGAATTGATGGTCCTCGCGAGGAAATCATCCAGTTATTACAAGTTGAAGAAAAGCAACACAAGGTGGTGTCCATCTATGGTACCGCTGGGCAGGGGAAGACTACTCTAGCCATGGAGGTATACCGAAAAATCACACAAGCATTTGATTGCAGGGCTTTCGTGTCTGTATCTCAGACTCTGGATCTGAAGAAGCTACTCAGAGATATATTGTCTCAAATAGTAAGCAAGAGCGAGTTTGACCAGTTGCAGTCGGAAAGGTGGGAGACGGAGCAGCTCATGCGCAAAATGATAGACTACTTAATTGGCAAGAG GTACTTCATCTTGATTGATGATATCTGGAATGTATCAGATTGGGAGCTTGTAGAAGCTGCCTTACCTCGCAATGACAACGGAAGCAGAATAATTACTACAACACGCAGTAAAACAGTAGCCGAAACATGTGCTGGTATTGACGCACAAATGTACAAAGCAAAGCCACTTGGTGATGACGAATCTCGCAGATTATTCTTTAAAAGGCTATTTCACTCAACTGAACATTGTCCCCAAGATTTGATGGCAGTATCCAGTGATATTTTGAGGAAATGTGGGGGATTACCATTAGCCATAATCAGTATAGCTGGTTTATTAGCAAACAGAAGCAAAACCAAGGAAGTTTGGGTCAATGCATTGAAGTATATTTCTGCTGCAGTTGACAAAGATTCTCACATTGATAAAATGAAAAGAATTTTTCTGCTTAGTTACTTTGACCTTCCTCTTCATCTAAAGAGCTGTATGTTATATCTGAGCGTGTTCCCGGAGGATTATTTGATTGATTGTAGACGGTTGATATTGTTATGGGTAGCCGAAGGACTGATTCCTGGACAAGGCAGAGAAAATATGGAGCAGCTTGGGAGGAGTTATTTGAATGAGCTGATCAATAGAAGCTTGGTCCAGCCAACCAAGGTTGGGGCAGATGGCGCAACAGTGAAACAGTGCAGAGTTCATGATGTCATACTTGAGTTTATTGTTTCAAAGGCTGTGGAGCACAATTTTGTTACTATATGGAATCGTAATGGATTTTCTGAAAATTATTCTTCTAACAAGATTCGCCGTTTATCTATCCAACACAACATTTCTAGGCAGGCTGAAGAGATGACGATAAAAGAACATGCAGCTCATATTCGATCAATTAATATTTTTGACCCTATGTCAATGCTGCTAATTACCTCTATGTTTTTAAGTAGCCAAGTCTTGCGAGTGCTGAATACAGAAACTCGGGTGGGTTGCAATCTTGGACATGTCAAAAGTTTTGGTCAAATCAAGTACTTGAGGTTGGGGTTGAGCTTTGGATTTCGACCATTAATATCATTTGGCTGCAAACTCCCAAAAGATATAGAAAAGCTGCAACATCTGGAGACACTAGATGTTACGGTTTGTGCCGGCATTGATATACTACCGGCTAGCATTACCCAACTGCATAGATTAGTGCGTCTTCTTGTCGGTGCTAGGGTAAAACTACCTGATGGGATTGGAAATCTGCAGGCATTGGAAGAGCTACCATCGATTAGTTTGGGTTTTCAAACTATCAAGTTTATCCAAGGGCTCGGCGATCTGACCAATCTGAAGGTACTTGGAATTGATTGGAGGTACGATCATTATTTATTACGTCACGTGGACGTGGAAGGCCACAAGGAAGCATGTATCTCGTCACTCTCCAAGCTTGTCACAACCCTTCGAGAACTGCACGTCGTGCAGGATGCTCGTGATGACAGACTTTCATTCATGGCTTCGTGTGGCTCTACTCCACCACCCCTTCGGAGGCTCGTCTTTCACGATAGTTGTGGACCAAGTGTCGTGCCCCATCAAATCATCAGCTCGCTAGTCAACCTGACCCGCCTCAGTATTGGACTAGTAAGCCAGGAAGGGATAAATATCCTAGCAAGTTTGCCCATGCTCCTCTCTATTACTGTTCGCGTTTTGGGTAATTCTGGAATCAGGTATACAATCAGCAGTCAAGGATTCCAGTGTTTAGTCAAGTTTAATTTCGACTGTTATTATATGGGGGCGTTGGAGTTTGAGCCAGGAGCCATGCCAAAGCTCCAAAGGCTCAAGCTGTACCTGGTGGCATGGGGTCAGTTCAATTATGAGCAAGGCGGCCTCATCCTTGGGCTGCAGAATCTGGCAGGCCTCAGACATGTTGCTCTTTGTAGTAATTGTAAGTATGCTACTCCTGACGAGGTGCAGGATTTGGAGGATGACATCATGGTTGCAGCAGGCGCCCATCCCAACTGTCCCGTGGTCCAGCAGgtcaaaaaaataaatcaagAGTGGATGGCTCAAGGGTGCAGCAGGCGCCCACGCGACTATCCCATGCTAGAAGCACAATGA
- the LOC106804109 gene encoding disease resistance protein RPP13 isoform X2: MAELMASAATSVMGSVIGKLTAMLGDKYQFARDVEQGIRFLKDELSTMDAVLQKLADKDDDQMDPMDKDWRNKVKKLWKDQGIAEEIQKLKILVTEQSERAKRYRALGSSPPHYLAASPQPVRLDPRATALFQEARDPVGIDGPREEIIQLLQVEEKQHKVVSIYGTAGQGKTTLAMEVYRKITQAFDCRAFVSVSQTLDLKKLLRDILSQIVSKSEFDQLQSERWETEQLMRKMIDYLIGKRYFILIDDIWNVSDWELVEAALPRNDNGSRIITTTRSKTVAETCAGIDAQMYKAKPLGDDESRRLFFKRLFHSTEHCPQDLMAVSSDILRKCGGLPLAIISIAGLLANRSKTKEVWVNALKYISAAVDKDSHIDKMKRIFLLSYFDLPLHLKSCMLYLSVFPEDYLIDCRRLILLWVAEGLIPGQGRENMEQLGRSYLNELINRSLVQPTKVGADGATVKQCRVHDVILEFIVSKAVEHNFVTIWNRNGFSENYSSNKIRRLSIQHNISRQAEEMTIKEHAAHIRSINIFDPMSMLLITSMFLSSQVLRVLNTETRVGCNLGHVKSFGQIKYLRLGLSFGFRPLISFGCKLPKDIEKLQHLETLDVTVCAGIDILPASITQLHRLVRLLVGARVKLPDGIGNLQALEELPSISLGFQTIKFIQGLGDLTNLKVLGIDWRYDHYLLRHVDVEGHKEACISSLSKLVTTLRELHVVQDARDDRLSFMASCGSTPPPLRRLVFHDSCGPSVVPHQIISSLVNLTRLSIGLVSQEGINILASLPMLLSITVRVLGNSGIRYTISSQGFQCLVKFNFDCYYMGALEFEPGAMPKLQRLKLYLVAWGQFNYEQGGLILGLQNLAGLRHVALCSNCKYATPDEVQDLEDDIMVAAGAHPNCPVVQQVKKINQEWMAQGCSRRPRDYPMLEAQ; the protein is encoded by the exons ATGGCCGAACTGATGGCGAGCGCCGCCACGAGCGTGATGGGGTCCGTCATCGGCAAGCTGACTGCCATGCTCGGCGACAAGTACCAGTTCGCCAGAGACGTGGAGCAAGGGATCCGCTTCCTGAAGGATGAGCTGAGCACCATGGATGCCGTGCTGCAGAAGCTCGCAGACAAGGACGACGACCAAATGGATCCAATGGACAAAGATTGGAGGAACAAG GTGAAGAAGTTGTGGAAGGACCAGGGCATAGCAGAGGAGATCCAAAAACTCAAGATACTCGTGACAGAGCAGAGTGAGCGGGCCAAACGCTACCGTGCGCTTGGATCCTCGCCGCCTCACTATCTCGCCGCCTCACCTCAGCCGGTGCGCTTGGATCCTCGAGCAACTGCCCTCTTTCAGGAGGCGAGGGATCCTGTGGGAATTGATGGTCCTCGCGAGGAAATCATCCAGTTATTACAAGTTGAAGAAAAGCAACACAAGGTGGTGTCCATCTATGGTACCGCTGGGCAGGGGAAGACTACTCTAGCCATGGAGGTATACCGAAAAATCACACAAGCATTTGATTGCAGGGCTTTCGTGTCTGTATCTCAGACTCTGGATCTGAAGAAGCTACTCAGAGATATATTGTCTCAAATAGTAAGCAAGAGCGAGTTTGACCAGTTGCAGTCGGAAAGGTGGGAGACGGAGCAGCTCATGCGCAAAATGATAGACTACTTAATTGGCAAGAG GTACTTCATCTTGATTGATGATATCTGGAATGTATCAGATTGGGAGCTTGTAGAAGCTGCCTTACCTCGCAATGACAACGGAAGCAGAATAATTACTACAACACGCAGTAAAACAGTAGCCGAAACATGTGCTGGTATTGACGCACAAATGTACAAAGCAAAGCCACTTGGTGATGACGAATCTCGCAGATTATTCTTTAAAAGGCTATTTCACTCAACTGAACATTGTCCCCAAGATTTGATGGCAGTATCCAGTGATATTTTGAGGAAATGTGGGGGATTACCATTAGCCATAATCAGTATAGCTGGTTTATTAGCAAACAGAAGCAAAACCAAGGAAGTTTGGGTCAATGCATTGAAGTATATTTCTGCTGCAGTTGACAAAGATTCTCACATTGATAAAATGAAAAGAATTTTTCTGCTTAGTTACTTTGACCTTCCTCTTCATCTAAAGAGCTGTATGTTATATCTGAGCGTGTTCCCGGAGGATTATTTGATTGATTGTAGACGGTTGATATTGTTATGGGTAGCCGAAGGACTGATTCCTGGACAAGGCAGAGAAAATATGGAGCAGCTTGGGAGGAGTTATTTGAATGAGCTGATCAATAGAAGCTTGGTCCAGCCAACCAAGGTTGGGGCAGATGGCGCAACAGTGAAACAGTGCAGAGTTCATGATGTCATACTTGAGTTTATTGTTTCAAAGGCTGTGGAGCACAATTTTGTTACTATATGGAATCGTAATGGATTTTCTGAAAATTATTCTTCTAACAAGATTCGCCGTTTATCTATCCAACACAACATTTCTAGGCAGGCTGAAGAGATGACGATAAAAGAACATGCAGCTCATATTCGATCAATTAATATTTTTGACCCTATGTCAATGCTGCTAATTACCTCTATGTTTTTAAGTAGCCAAGTCTTGCGAGTGCTGAATACAGAAACTCGGGTGGGTTGCAATCTTGGACATGTCAAAAGTTTTGGTCAAATCAAGTACTTGAGGTTGGGGTTGAGCTTTGGATTTCGACCATTAATATCATTTGGCTGCAAACTCCCAAAAGATATAGAAAAGCTGCAACATCTGGAGACACTAGATGTTACGGTTTGTGCCGGCATTGATATACTACCGGCTAGCATTACCCAACTGCATAGATTAGTGCGTCTTCTTGTCGGTGCTAGGGTAAAACTACCTGATGGGATTGGAAATCTGCAGGCATTGGAAGAGCTACCATCGATTAGTTTGGGTTTTCAAACTATCAAGTTTATCCAAGGGCTCGGCGATCTGACCAATCTGAAGGTACTTGGAATTGATTGGAGGTACGATCATTATTTATTACGTCACGTGGACGTGGAAGGCCACAAGGAAGCATGTATCTCGTCACTCTCCAAGCTTGTCACAACCCTTCGAGAACTGCACGTCGTGCAGGATGCTCGTGATGACAGACTTTCATTCATGGCTTCGTGTGGCTCTACTCCACCACCCCTTCGGAGGCTCGTCTTTCACGATAGTTGTGGACCAAGTGTCGTGCCCCATCAAATCATCAGCTCGCTAGTCAACCTGACCCGCCTCAGTATTGGACTAGTAAGCCAGGAAGGGATAAATATCCTAGCAAGTTTGCCCATGCTCCTCTCTATTACTGTTCGCGTTTTGGGTAATTCTGGAATCAGGTATACAATCAGCAGTCAAGGATTCCAGTGTTTAGTCAAGTTTAATTTCGACTGTTATTATATGGGGGCGTTGGAGTTTGAGCCAGGAGCCATGCCAAAGCTCCAAAGGCTCAAGCTGTACCTGGTGGCATGGGGTCAGTTCAATTATGAGCAAGGCGGCCTCATCCTTGGGCTGCAGAATCTGGCAGGCCTCAGACATGTTGCTCTTTGTAGTAATTGTAAGTATGCTACTCCTGACGAGGTGCAGGATTTGGAGGATGACATCATGGTTGCAGCAGGCGCCCATCCCAACTGTCCCGTGGTCCAGCAGgtcaaaaaaataaatcaagAGTGGATGGCTCAAGGGTGCAGCAGGCGCCCACGCGACTATCCCATGCTAGAAGCACAATGA
- the LOC106804109 gene encoding disease resistance protein RPP13 isoform X3, protein MRKVKKLWKDQGIAEEIQKLKILVTEQSERAKRYRALGSSPPHYLAASPQPVRLDPRATALFQEARDPVGIDGPREEIIQLLQVEEKQHKVVSIYGTAGQGKTTLAMEVYRKITQAFDCRAFVSVSQTLDLKKLLRDILSQIVSKSEFDQLQSERWETEQLMRKMIDYLIGKRYFILIDDIWNVSDWELVEAALPRNDNGSRIITTTRSKTVAETCAGIDAQMYKAKPLGDDESRRLFFKRLFHSTEHCPQDLMAVSSDILRKCGGLPLAIISIAGLLANRSKTKEVWVNALKYISAAVDKDSHIDKMKRIFLLSYFDLPLHLKSCMLYLSVFPEDYLIDCRRLILLWVAEGLIPGQGRENMEQLGRSYLNELINRSLVQPTKVGADGATVKQCRVHDVILEFIVSKAVEHNFVTIWNRNGFSENYSSNKIRRLSIQHNISRQAEEMTIKEHAAHIRSINIFDPMSMLLITSMFLSSQVLRVLNTETRVGCNLGHVKSFGQIKYLRLGLSFGFRPLISFGCKLPKDIEKLQHLETLDVTVCAGIDILPASITQLHRLVRLLVGARVKLPDGIGNLQALEELPSISLGFQTIKFIQGLGDLTNLKVLGIDWRYDHYLLRHVDVEGHKEACISSLSKLVTTLRELHVVQDARDDRLSFMASCGSTPPPLRRLVFHDSCGPSVVPHQIISSLVNLTRLSIGLVSQEGINILASLPMLLSITVRVLGNSGIRYTISSQGFQCLVKFNFDCYYMGALEFEPGAMPKLQRLKLYLVAWGQFNYEQGGLILGLQNLAGLRHVALCSNCKYATPDEVQDLEDDIMVAAGAHPNCPVVQQVKKINQEWMAQGCSRRPRDYPMLEAQ, encoded by the exons ATGCGTAAGGTGAAGAAGTTGTGGAAGGACCAGGGCATAGCAGAGGAGATCCAAAAACTCAAGATACTCGTGACAGAGCAGAGTGAGCGGGCCAAACGCTACCGTGCGCTTGGATCCTCGCCGCCTCACTATCTCGCCGCCTCACCTCAGCCGGTGCGCTTGGATCCTCGAGCAACTGCCCTCTTTCAGGAGGCGAGGGATCCTGTGGGAATTGATGGTCCTCGCGAGGAAATCATCCAGTTATTACAAGTTGAAGAAAAGCAACACAAGGTGGTGTCCATCTATGGTACCGCTGGGCAGGGGAAGACTACTCTAGCCATGGAGGTATACCGAAAAATCACACAAGCATTTGATTGCAGGGCTTTCGTGTCTGTATCTCAGACTCTGGATCTGAAGAAGCTACTCAGAGATATATTGTCTCAAATAGTAAGCAAGAGCGAGTTTGACCAGTTGCAGTCGGAAAGGTGGGAGACGGAGCAGCTCATGCGCAAAATGATAGACTACTTAATTGGCAAGAG GTACTTCATCTTGATTGATGATATCTGGAATGTATCAGATTGGGAGCTTGTAGAAGCTGCCTTACCTCGCAATGACAACGGAAGCAGAATAATTACTACAACACGCAGTAAAACAGTAGCCGAAACATGTGCTGGTATTGACGCACAAATGTACAAAGCAAAGCCACTTGGTGATGACGAATCTCGCAGATTATTCTTTAAAAGGCTATTTCACTCAACTGAACATTGTCCCCAAGATTTGATGGCAGTATCCAGTGATATTTTGAGGAAATGTGGGGGATTACCATTAGCCATAATCAGTATAGCTGGTTTATTAGCAAACAGAAGCAAAACCAAGGAAGTTTGGGTCAATGCATTGAAGTATATTTCTGCTGCAGTTGACAAAGATTCTCACATTGATAAAATGAAAAGAATTTTTCTGCTTAGTTACTTTGACCTTCCTCTTCATCTAAAGAGCTGTATGTTATATCTGAGCGTGTTCCCGGAGGATTATTTGATTGATTGTAGACGGTTGATATTGTTATGGGTAGCCGAAGGACTGATTCCTGGACAAGGCAGAGAAAATATGGAGCAGCTTGGGAGGAGTTATTTGAATGAGCTGATCAATAGAAGCTTGGTCCAGCCAACCAAGGTTGGGGCAGATGGCGCAACAGTGAAACAGTGCAGAGTTCATGATGTCATACTTGAGTTTATTGTTTCAAAGGCTGTGGAGCACAATTTTGTTACTATATGGAATCGTAATGGATTTTCTGAAAATTATTCTTCTAACAAGATTCGCCGTTTATCTATCCAACACAACATTTCTAGGCAGGCTGAAGAGATGACGATAAAAGAACATGCAGCTCATATTCGATCAATTAATATTTTTGACCCTATGTCAATGCTGCTAATTACCTCTATGTTTTTAAGTAGCCAAGTCTTGCGAGTGCTGAATACAGAAACTCGGGTGGGTTGCAATCTTGGACATGTCAAAAGTTTTGGTCAAATCAAGTACTTGAGGTTGGGGTTGAGCTTTGGATTTCGACCATTAATATCATTTGGCTGCAAACTCCCAAAAGATATAGAAAAGCTGCAACATCTGGAGACACTAGATGTTACGGTTTGTGCCGGCATTGATATACTACCGGCTAGCATTACCCAACTGCATAGATTAGTGCGTCTTCTTGTCGGTGCTAGGGTAAAACTACCTGATGGGATTGGAAATCTGCAGGCATTGGAAGAGCTACCATCGATTAGTTTGGGTTTTCAAACTATCAAGTTTATCCAAGGGCTCGGCGATCTGACCAATCTGAAGGTACTTGGAATTGATTGGAGGTACGATCATTATTTATTACGTCACGTGGACGTGGAAGGCCACAAGGAAGCATGTATCTCGTCACTCTCCAAGCTTGTCACAACCCTTCGAGAACTGCACGTCGTGCAGGATGCTCGTGATGACAGACTTTCATTCATGGCTTCGTGTGGCTCTACTCCACCACCCCTTCGGAGGCTCGTCTTTCACGATAGTTGTGGACCAAGTGTCGTGCCCCATCAAATCATCAGCTCGCTAGTCAACCTGACCCGCCTCAGTATTGGACTAGTAAGCCAGGAAGGGATAAATATCCTAGCAAGTTTGCCCATGCTCCTCTCTATTACTGTTCGCGTTTTGGGTAATTCTGGAATCAGGTATACAATCAGCAGTCAAGGATTCCAGTGTTTAGTCAAGTTTAATTTCGACTGTTATTATATGGGGGCGTTGGAGTTTGAGCCAGGAGCCATGCCAAAGCTCCAAAGGCTCAAGCTGTACCTGGTGGCATGGGGTCAGTTCAATTATGAGCAAGGCGGCCTCATCCTTGGGCTGCAGAATCTGGCAGGCCTCAGACATGTTGCTCTTTGTAGTAATTGTAAGTATGCTACTCCTGACGAGGTGCAGGATTTGGAGGATGACATCATGGTTGCAGCAGGCGCCCATCCCAACTGTCCCGTGGTCCAGCAGgtcaaaaaaataaatcaagAGTGGATGGCTCAAGGGTGCAGCAGGCGCCCACGCGACTATCCCATGCTAGAAGCACAATGA